Proteins encoded together in one Acholeplasma hippikon window:
- a CDS encoding phage holin family protein → MNNDNDNKDIIDEIDKALEDREKKRTYKLGYFLHNNFSIHILLTVIVNLFSFGIVMGFSKEFFEIADISSIQGFFLVVVMYSLFETTIKMLTISLFYKVVIHTLGIIFLVINMVLFWIISLIVHDFTFFNNPLNIFTFTILFMIVRTLFTVYVRKTKWIQGGA, encoded by the coding sequence ATGAATAATGATAACGATAATAAAGATATAATCGATGAAATCGATAAGGCGTTAGAAGATAGAGAGAAAAAAAGAACCTATAAACTAGGATACTTTTTACACAACAACTTTAGTATTCACATCCTTTTAACAGTCATAGTGAATTTATTTAGTTTTGGAATTGTGATGGGATTTTCAAAAGAGTTTTTTGAAATTGCAGATATTTCATCAATTCAAGGATTTTTCCTTGTAGTTGTCATGTATAGTCTATTTGAAACAACCATAAAGATGCTTACGATTAGTCTCTTTTATAAAGTTGTCATTCATACACTAGGAATTATTTTCTTAGTTATTAATATGGTATTGTTCTGGATTATTAGTTTAATCGTTCATGATTTTACATTCTTTAATAACCCGCTCAATATATTTACATTTACGATTTTATTTATGATTGTAAGAACACTATTCACTGTTTATGTAAGAAAAACAAAGTGGATTCAAGGAGGAGCTTAA
- the hprK gene encoding HPr(Ser) kinase/phosphatase, producing MAVERSISVKKIAKHMELAVVAGFEGITRRVSVEMLARPGVEFAGFLDFYDKERILLIGSKEAHFLRLFDEVIQKSRVEAVIKQEPPAVIFSVNVDIPEYFLELGNKYNVPILKSKERTTPVNSKLYSYLRSELAPRQSIHGTLLDIYGMGTLIIGKSGIGKSETALELIKRNHILIADDRVDVYETAPGIIIGQAPKILERYIEIRGIGIVDVVQMLGAGAFRENKKIRLVVELEPWDDKKVYDRLGLETEVYEVFDTKIPKVTIPVLPGRNNATLVESAAMNQKLKYLGYNAAEQLVKNVAIKAAGKGEDDEE from the coding sequence ATGGCAGTTGAAAGATCAATTTCTGTAAAAAAGATTGCTAAACATATGGAGTTAGCAGTTGTTGCAGGGTTTGAAGGAATAACAAGAAGAGTCAGTGTAGAAATGCTAGCGAGACCAGGAGTTGAGTTTGCAGGATTCTTAGACTTTTATGACAAAGAAAGAATTTTATTAATTGGTTCAAAGGAAGCACACTTCTTACGCTTGTTTGATGAAGTAATTCAAAAATCGCGTGTTGAAGCCGTTATTAAACAAGAACCACCAGCAGTAATATTTAGTGTGAATGTGGATATTCCTGAATATTTCTTAGAATTAGGTAACAAGTATAATGTGCCTATTTTAAAGAGTAAAGAAAGAACAACGCCTGTTAACTCTAAGTTATACTCATACTTACGTAGTGAATTAGCACCTAGACAATCAATTCACGGTACATTACTTGATATTTATGGCATGGGGACTTTAATCATTGGTAAGAGCGGTATTGGTAAATCTGAAACAGCACTTGAATTAATTAAAAGAAACCATATTTTAATTGCTGATGATCGTGTAGATGTTTATGAAACAGCACCAGGTATTATCATTGGACAAGCACCAAAGATTCTAGAACGTTACATTGAAATTCGCGGAATAGGTATTGTTGATGTCGTTCAAATGTTAGGTGCTGGTGCTTTTAGAGAAAATAAAAAAATTAGATTAGTTGTTGAACTTGAACCTTGGGATGATAAGAAAGTTTATGATCGACTAGGTTTAGAAACTGAAGTTTATGAAGTCTTTGATACAAAGATTCCTAAAGTAACAATTCCAGTCTTACCAGGTAGAAATAACGCGACATTAGTTGAATCAGCAGCAATGAATCAAAAGTTAAAATACTTAGGATATAACGCAGCTGAACAACTTGTAAAGAATGTCGCAATCAAGGCAGCAGGAAAAGGAGAAGACGATGAAGAGTAG
- the lgt gene encoding prolipoprotein diacylglyceryl transferase — MKSSFKKYQNYIVFGGFALVFMFLVFIATFNQVERAKAGGGWDSTFNVPGLPVAWYAVFIMVGIIFATILGYLEFKRAEQDPEILWDGLLIFVFVGILGARLWYVFSDILRSITEGTLANNDFIKNPLLIIGYNGSSFELAGLAIHGGIIFVFIGLIFFTRRRKISYWFMLDIVAPGFLIGQAMGRWGNFMNRELYGPVMNNANWLPAFIRERMDFGAGVYNVNTGTPEYHHPTFLYESLWNLVGLIIILAFRHKKKFRLGDMLAFYLVWYGVGRIPTETLRILESSLSGEPLSAGGVSISILTSIGLIIAGLLVFFLKRKYQKNLPYYDEYGKKAVLFDLDGTLLDTLALIKVNTRETFKKFLPNINLSDDELKAFFGPTLHESFSWYEKDPKKIEQMVTFYRERNRINHHELGVKGFPHAYEALEALKNNGYLIGVVSSKKKEFVELGLEQNDLLKFVDVVVGSDDVNKHKPHPEPILKALEILNVTKENATYVGDHANDVLAAKACGMRAIGVSYSIHYRELLAAKPDIVIDDLEKLLKIF, encoded by the coding sequence ATGAAGAGTAGTTTTAAAAAGTATCAAAATTATATCGTGTTTGGTGGTTTTGCGTTAGTTTTCATGTTCTTGGTTTTTATTGCAACATTTAATCAAGTAGAACGTGCAAAAGCAGGTGGTGGTTGGGATTCAACCTTTAATGTGCCAGGGTTACCTGTTGCATGGTATGCAGTCTTTATTATGGTTGGTATTATTTTCGCAACTATTTTAGGATATTTAGAATTTAAACGTGCTGAGCAAGACCCGGAAATTCTTTGGGACGGATTATTGATTTTCGTTTTTGTAGGTATTTTAGGGGCTAGACTGTGGTATGTATTTTCTGACATTTTAAGAAGTATAACTGAAGGTACATTAGCAAATAATGATTTCATTAAAAATCCACTTTTAATTATTGGATATAATGGTAGTTCATTTGAGTTAGCTGGTTTAGCAATTCATGGTGGTATTATCTTTGTCTTTATAGGATTAATATTCTTTACAAGACGTAGAAAAATCAGTTACTGGTTTATGTTAGACATTGTTGCACCAGGATTCTTAATTGGTCAAGCAATGGGACGTTGGGGTAACTTCATGAACCGTGAGTTATATGGGCCAGTAATGAATAATGCAAATTGGTTACCTGCATTTATTAGAGAAAGAATGGATTTTGGTGCTGGGGTTTATAACGTAAATACTGGAACACCTGAGTATCATCATCCAACATTCTTATATGAAAGTTTATGGAACTTAGTTGGTTTAATTATTATACTTGCATTTAGACATAAGAAGAAATTTAGATTAGGTGATATGCTAGCATTCTATTTAGTTTGGTATGGTGTAGGTAGAATCCCAACAGAAACACTTCGTATTTTAGAATCATCATTATCTGGTGAACCTTTATCTGCTGGTGGTGTGTCAATTTCTATTCTTACATCAATTGGATTAATCATTGCAGGTTTATTAGTATTCTTCTTAAAACGTAAGTATCAAAAGAACTTACCTTACTATGATGAATACGGTAAAAAGGCAGTTTTATTTGATTTAGATGGAACACTGCTTGATACATTAGCATTAATTAAAGTTAATACAAGAGAAACATTTAAAAAATTCTTACCAAATATTAATTTAAGCGATGATGAATTAAAAGCATTCTTCGGACCAACTTTACATGAAAGTTTTAGTTGGTATGAAAAAGATCCAAAGAAAATTGAACAAATGGTGACATTTTATCGTGAACGAAACCGAATTAATCATCACGAATTAGGTGTGAAAGGTTTCCCACATGCATATGAGGCATTAGAAGCACTTAAAAATAATGGTTATTTAATTGGTGTTGTATCAAGTAAGAAAAAAGAATTTGTTGAATTAGGATTAGAACAAAATGATTTATTAAAGTTTGTTGATGTTGTTGTTGGTAGTGATGATGTGAATAAACATAAACCGCATCCTGAACCAATTTTAAAAGCATTAGAAATTTTAAATGTTACCAAAGAAAACGCCACATATGTAGGAGATCATGCCAATGACGTCTTAGCAGCTAAAGCGTGTGGTATGCGTGCAATTGGTGTAAGCTATTCAATTCATTACCGCGAATTATTAGCTGCAAAACCAGATATTGTGATTGATGATTTAGAAAAATTACTTAAAATATTTTAA
- a CDS encoding NAD(P)/FAD-dependent oxidoreductase, with the protein MYDILIIGSGPAGMTAAIYAKRANLNVVLFEKGAPGGQVVSTAEVENYPGFKKTSGYEVATNMFEHVLSLGIQVKFEEVIEVLDLVTHKVVKTTDSVYETKTVLITTGAVPRTLGVKNEENFTYNGISWCAICDGPLYKDKKIVVVGGGNSAVEESIYLSSLASHVTVVQNLPHLTADLKSQEILRNKENVEIIYDAKVIEFLGDFNLEGVKVLKQDKEILIPCDGVFEYIGLRPVTDMFKNLGILNDYGYVKVNSKMETSVKGIYAAGDVCEKQIRQIVTAVNDGAIAVQNILKYLEQ; encoded by the coding sequence GTGTACGACATTTTAATTATAGGTAGTGGCCCCGCTGGGATGACTGCAGCAATTTATGCAAAAAGAGCAAACTTAAACGTAGTATTATTTGAAAAAGGTGCACCAGGAGGACAAGTTGTAAGTACTGCAGAAGTAGAAAACTATCCTGGGTTTAAAAAGACAAGCGGTTATGAAGTAGCAACGAATATGTTCGAGCATGTTCTATCACTTGGCATTCAAGTTAAGTTTGAAGAAGTTATAGAAGTATTGGATTTAGTCACACATAAAGTTGTTAAAACAACTGATAGTGTTTATGAAACAAAAACGGTTTTAATCACAACCGGTGCAGTCCCAAGAACATTAGGTGTGAAAAATGAAGAAAACTTTACATATAATGGTATCTCATGGTGTGCGATTTGTGATGGCCCATTATATAAAGATAAAAAAATAGTTGTTGTTGGTGGGGGTAATTCTGCGGTTGAAGAATCAATTTACTTATCATCACTTGCAAGTCATGTAACAGTCGTTCAAAACTTACCTCACTTAACAGCGGATTTAAAGTCCCAAGAAATCTTAAGAAATAAAGAAAATGTTGAAATCATTTATGATGCAAAAGTAATTGAATTCTTAGGGGACTTTAATCTAGAAGGTGTTAAAGTTTTAAAACAAGATAAGGAAATCTTAATTCCTTGTGATGGGGTATTCGAATATATTGGATTAAGACCAGTCACTGACATGTTTAAAAACTTGGGTATCTTAAATGATTATGGATATGTTAAAGTAAATTCAAAAATGGAAACAAGTGTTAAAGGTATTTATGCTGCAGGTGATGTGTGCGAAAAACAAATCAGACAAATCGTTACTGCAGTGAATGATGGCGCAATTGCCGTTCAAAATATCTTAAAATATTTAGAACAATAA